A single Pochonia chlamydosporia 170 chromosome Unknown PCv3seq00011, whole genome shotgun sequence DNA region contains:
- a CDS encoding arylsulfatase protein (similar to Eutypa lata UCREL1 XP_007793913.1) — protein MSRLEYLTKKQHNPFYLTIAPVSPHVEIPGLPVPLARHAKDFPNATAPQGKNFNPSDALTAQKPSWLKKLPLMEESDITRANEHYRHRIRALQGVDEIVQDIVDFLDKTNILNNTYIIYSTDNGYHLGQHRVNAGKTLPYIEDTNVPFIVRGPKIPANKTSRLPGAHPDLAPTFLEIAGLDKEQYPAYLDGRSLLSDWHNPTQPANDSNSHDIINVEFWGSAGIEAPGKNRSANNTYKTLRVVNENNSWLYSKWCTGDRELYNTKTDPFELHNLAFNFAKDGEHNRLIQRLDAILLVTKSCNQDTCRNPWTVLQSTCHKDDSCPHSGVILNSLDVAMDSKYDEFFASLPKVQFKECLNIQLVSNEQPFLPASSAALQKDYRTNTDHFKSPVHRGTKVPPNEVNQGTVNQRHTTIEEMEKKSRKLTPAELGQS, from the exons ATGTCTCGGTTGGAGTATCTCACTAAGAAGCAACATAATCCTTTCTATCTCACCATTGCCCCTGTTTCTCCGCACGTGGAGATACCTGGCCTTCCTGTGCCGTTGGCTCGACACGCCAAAGACTTCCCAAATGCTACTGCACCCCAAGGCAAGAACTTTAATCCTTCCGATGCGCTGACGGCTCAGAAACCAtcttggttgaagaagctcccCCTGATGGAAGAGTCCGACATTACTCGTGCTAACGAGCACTACCGACATCGGATTCGAGCACTTCAAGGTGTGGACGAAATTGTTCAGGATATTGTAGATTTCCTGGATAAAACAAATATTCTTAATAATACATATA TTATCTACTCAACTGATAATGGCTATCATCTCGGTCAGCATCGGGTTAACGCTGGGAAGACACTTCCGTATATTGAAGACACAAATGTTCCGTTTATCGTCCGCGGGCCGAAGATTCCAGCGAACAAAACATCTCGTTTACCTGGAGCGCACCCTGATCTGGCGCCGACATTTCTCGAAATTGCTGGCCTAGATAAAGAGCAATATCCCGCCTATCTCGATGGACGCAGTCTTTTGAGTGATTGGCACAACCCTACTCAGCCGGCAAATGACTCTAATAGTCATGACATTATCAATGTTGAGTTCTGGGGCAGCGCGGGAATCGAGGCGCCCGGCAAAAATAGAAGCGCCAACAACACTTACAAAACTTTGCGAGTTGTCAACGAAAATAATTCTTGGCTCTACTCCAAGTGGTGCACCGGTGACCGCGAGCTGTATAACACAAAG ACTGACCCATTCGAACTTCACAACTTGGCCTTTAATTTTGCGAAAGACGGCGAGCATAATCGGCTGATTCAGCGTTTAGACGCCATACTGCTAGTAACCAAGTCCTGCAATCAGGATACCTGCCGCAATCCATGGACTGTTCTACAAAGTACCTGTCACAAGGACGACAGCTGCCCACATTCTGGTGTAATTCTTAACAGTTTGGATGTTGCCATGGACTCGAAATATGACGAGTTTTTTGCTTCATTGCCAAAAGTCCAGTTTAAAGAGTGTCTTAATATACAACTTGTCTCTAACGAGCAACCCTTCCTTCCtgcatcatcagcagcacTACAAAAGGACTATCGAACAAATACTGATCATTTCAAAAGTCCGGTTCACCGTGGTACAAAAGTTCCGCCCAACGAAGTAAACCAAGGCACGGTTAATCAACGACACACAACGATTGAGGAAATGGAGAAAAAGTCACGTAAGCTCACACCAGCAGAGCTAGGGCAATCATAA
- a CDS encoding hydrolase (similar to Colletotrichum gloeosporioides Nara gc5 XP_007284160.1), whose amino-acid sequence MSATKVSRGIFGWALDRLAGWSLSLPPETNSYTIEAVRIPLGNGLHLLADLYCPADVEPSGTVLSIGPYGRSGLMALGTVRLFACRGYCGLLVSVRGTFGSEGVFDAGETNAVDNQAIVAWMRQQSWYTGSFAMVGGSYLGLTQWAMLEDQPDDMAAAIISVGPHDLSQYVWGRGSLNLDLLVWAELIANQEDSSMLYAQWRLKSARERLKKLSMTIPLADAADRHFAGKTPWLRNRITRSDVHDIFWATMQHGRAVKRANLPILLITGWQDVFLEQTLEQYHELRSRNVDVSMTIGPWNHGTVNNGSLMAESFQYLEQHLAKRSNVLRQSPVRFYVNGVEEWRELSSWPPETHAKEVYLHPHNRLAFGEKPNALGGESTFTFNPDEPTPAIGGPRLADTGVYIDTVFEERPDALIFTTDALKESVEVIGSCSVELSHTSDNPNADLFIRLSDVDERGVSRYITETYQRLNPQRGSDMGQVQLFLPDCAHRFKEGHAIRLIIAGGNFPHYAVNLGTGATDPADSTTRPATHTIRHAEGQSSRLTLLVAQRRQV is encoded by the coding sequence ATGTCAGCAACAAAAGTTTCCCGTGGTATCTTCGGTTGGGCTCTGGACCGTCTAGCAGGCTGGTCACTGAGCCTGCCGCCGGAAACTAACAGCTACACCATTGAAGCCGTTCGAATCCCACTCGGCAATGGACTTCATCTCCTTGCTGACCTTTACTGCCCTGCTGATGTCGAACCGTCTGGCACCGTCCTCTCAATCGGACCATATGGGCGCAGCGGTCTGATGGCGCTGGGCACCGTTCGCTTGTTTGCATGTCGTGGTTACTGTGGCCTTCTCGTCAGCGTCCGAGGCACCTTCGGGTCTGAAGGTGTATTTGACGCCGGCGAAACCAATGCAGTGGATAACCAGGCCATAGTTGCTTGGATGCGACAACAGTCATGGTACACAGGCTCCTTTGCTATGGTGGGCGGCTCGTATCTGGGGTTGACGCAATGGGCCATGCTAGAAGACCAACCTGACGATATGGCCGCAGCAATTATTAGTGTTGGCCCTCATGATTTGAGCCAATATGTCTGGGGAAGAGGCTCCCTCAATCTGGACCTCCTGGTGTGGGCAGAGCTCATTGCCAACCAGGAAGACAGTAGTATGCTGTACGCACAATGGAGATTAAAGTCTGCTCGCGAGCGCTTGAAAAAGCTCTCCATGACTATCCCTCTCGCCGACGCGGCTGATAGGCATTTTGCAGGGAAGACTCCTTGGCTGCGGAATAGAATCACACGCTCCGATGTCCATGATATATTTTGGGCTACAATGCAGCATGGCCGGGCCGTTAAACGGGCAAACCTACCAATCCTCCTGATTACAGGCTGGCAGGACGTTTTCCTTGAGCAGACACTGGAACAATACCACGAACTTCGGTCACGAAACGTCGACGTGTCCATGACAATCGGCCCCTGGAATCATGGGACTGTGAACAACGGCTCGTTGATGGCTGAGAGTTTCCAATATCTCGAACAGCATCTCGCCAAGCGGTCCAATGTTTTGCGCCAATCGCCAGTGCGCTTCTACGTGAATGGTGTAGAAGAATGGCGAGAGCTCTCTAGTTGGCCCCCGGAAACACATGCAAAGGAAGTATACCTTCATCCGCATAATAGACTCGCCTTCGGTGAGAAACCTAACGCTCTTGGTGGCGAGTCTACCTTCACATTCAACCCCGATGAGCCAACTCCCGCAATCGGCGGGCCACGCCTGGCCGATACTGGAGTGTATATTGACACTGTGTTTGAAGAACGGCCAGATGCACTTATATTCACAACAGATGCTCTAAAAGAAAGTGTGGAAGTTATTGGCTCATGTTCTGTTGAGCTCAGTCACACAAGTGACAATCCAAATGCTGACCTCTTCATACGCCTAAGCGACGTCGACGAGAGAGGAGTGTCTCGATACATTACAGAAACCTATCAGAGATTAAATCCTCAACGTGGAAGCGACATGGGGCAGGTACAACTGTTCTTGCCCGACTGCGCCCACCGTTTCAAGGAGGGTCATGCGATTCGACTCATTATTGCAGGCGGCAATTTTCCTCATTACGCCGTCAACTTGGGCACTGGGGCTACAGATCCTGCTGATTCGACGACTCGGCCGGCGACTCATACCATTCGTCATGCGGAGGGACAAAGCTCCAGATTAACATTACTCGTTGCGCAGCGTAGACAGGTATAG